A DNA window from Microcystis aeruginosa NIES-843 contains the following coding sequences:
- a CDS encoding DUF4347 domain-containing protein translates to MTSTLLPSFPAVDDVLFNFAQSDGLSQANQVNSVRNQRLTAPELNTVVFLDAGVSDYQSLQAGVIPEVATVILSPNQDGIEQISAFLPLLKPQICRICRHLGFFSQIYPSLPA, encoded by the coding sequence ATGACTTCTACCCTGTTGCCGAGCTTTCCTGCTGTTGACGATGTTTTGTTCAATTTCGCTCAATCTGATGGCTTGAGTCAAGCTAATCAGGTGAATAGTGTGAGAAATCAGCGTTTAACCGCACCCGAATTAAATACCGTAGTTTTCCTCGATGCTGGTGTTAGCGATTATCAAAGTCTCCAAGCTGGGGTAATTCCAGAAGTCGCCACCGTTATTCTCTCTCCCAATCAAGACGGAATCGAACAAATATCCGCTTTTTTACCACTGTTGAAACCTCAGATTTGTCGGATTTGCAGACATCTGGGGTTTTTCAGCCAGATATACCCTTCTTTGCCGGCTTAA